A genomic region of Aspergillus oryzae RIB40 DNA, chromosome 1 contains the following coding sequences:
- a CDS encoding AP-1 complex subunit gamma (vesicle coat complex AP-1, gamma subunit), producing the protein MTSLKQFIRNVRSAKTIADERAVIQKESAAIRASFREESHDSGIRRNNVAKLLYLFTLGERTHFGQIECLKLLASHRFADKRLGYLGTMLLLDENQEVLTLVTNSLKNDLNHSNQYIVGLALCALGNIASVEMSRDLFPEVESLLSTANPYIRRKAALCAMRICRKVPDLQEHFLEKAKTLLSDRNHGVLLCGLTLVIDMCEAEEAEEGQEGVIEMFRPLAGGLVRALKGLTTSGYAPEHDVSGITDPFLQVKILRLLRVLARGDAATSELINDILAQVATNTDSTKNVGNAILYEAVLTILDIDADSGLRVLGVNILGKFLTNKDNNIRYVALNTLNKVVAIEPNAVQRHRNTILECLRDPDISIRRRALDLSFMLINESNVRVIIRELLAFLEVADNEFKPAMTTQIGIAADRFAPNKRWHVDTILRVLKLAGAYVKEQILSSFVRLIATTPELQTYSVQKLYMSLKEDISQEGLTLAATWVIGEYGDNLLRGGQYEEEELVREVKESDLVDLFNNILNSTYATQTVVEYITTASMKLTVRMSEPAQVERLRRFLNSRTADLSVEIQQRAVEYTNLFGYDQIRRGVLERMPPPEIREEQRVLGAPTKKRQSKILKDKTKKAAKPAEQDMLLDLMGGDAPATSPTGNGSQNTADLLADILGGDSGLSSPAPQPAQKPAQKPAQSNTAAIMDLFSSNGNTPSPRPAEPASSSMDLLGGLGSAAPAASTPPPSAPAAPAHTAFNKNDLSLTLQVQRGSSGNAQIQARFRNSSNFTSFSGVGLQAAVPKSQRLQLSAINKPDLEAGEEGIQLLKVASLNGALPPKLRLRLRITYSKDGSDPVTDQVDWTEP; encoded by the exons ATGACATCCC TCAAGCAATTCATCCGAAATGTACGATCTGCCAAGACAATCGCCGATGAACGGGCGGTGATTCAAAAAGAGAGCGCGGCCATTCGTGCGTCGTTCAGGGAAGAGAGCCATGATTCGGGCATACG GAGAAACAATGTTGCCAAGTTACTTTATCTTTTCACCCTCGGTGAGCGGACGCACTTCGGTCAGATCGAATGTCTGAAACTGCTGGCGTCCCACCGCTTCGCAGACAAGCGATTGGGATACCTGGGTACTATGCTGTTGCTAGATGAGAATCAAGAAGTGTTGACACTGGTGACAAACTCGCTAAAGAA TGATCTTAACCATTCCAACCAATATATCGTCGGACTTGCCCTTTGCGCCCTGGGAAATATCGCCTCCGTCGAGATGTCCAGAGATCTGTTCCCGGAAGTCGAGTCTCTTCTTTCTACCGCAAATCCATATATCAGGAGGAAGGCGGCGCTGTGTGCTATGCGGATATGTCGCAAAGTGCCAGACCTGCAGGAACATTTCTtagagaaggccaagaccCTCTTGTCAGACAGGAACCATGGCGTTTTGTTATGCGGCTTGACCTTGGTAATAGACATGTGCGAAGCGgaggaggctgaggaaggacaagaaggcGTGATCGAGATGTTCCGACCTCTGGCTGGTGGTCTCGTACGGGCTCTAAAGGGATTGACAACCTCCGGATACGCCCCGGAACATGACGTTTCTGGAATCACGGATCCCTTCCTTCAGGTCAAGATCTTACGCCTCCTTCGAGTACTAGCAAGAGGAGACGCGGCAACAAGCGAACTGATTAACGACATTCTGGCCCAGGTGGCTACCAATACTGATTCGACAAAGAACGTCGGCAACGCTATCCTCTACGAGGCCGTCCTCACCATCCTTGACATTGACGCTGATTCGGGTCTAAGAGTCCTAGGCGTCAACATTCTCGGAAAATTCCTCACCAATAAGGACAACAATATTCGTTACGTGGCTCTTAACACGCTGAACAAGGTTGTCGCGATCGAGCCCAACGCTGTGCAGAGGCATCGCAACACCATCCTGGAGTGTCTCCGCGATCCCGATATCAGTATCAGAAGGCGAGCCCTTGACCTTAGCTTCATGCTGATAAATGAAAGCAACGTCCGTGTTATCATCAGAGagcttcttgctttcttaGAAGTCGCGGATAACGAGTTCAAGCCTGCGATGACTACTCAGATCGGCATTGCTGCCGATCGCTTTGCGCCGAACAAACGCTGGCATGTTGACACGATCCTCCGGGTCCTCAAATTGGCTGGTGCCTATGTCAAAGAGCAGATCTTATCCTCCTTTGTGCGTCTCATTGCGACTACCCCAGAATTGCAAACCTACTCCGTGCAAAAGCTCTACATGTCGCTGAAAGAAGATATCTCGCAGGAGGGTCTCACTCTTGCTGCAACTTGGGTTATTGGAGAGTACGGCGACAACCTTCTTCGGGGTGGTCAgtacgaggaagaggagctaGTCAGGGAGGTCAAGGAAAGTGACCTCGTTGATCTATTCAACAATATTCTCAACAGTACATATGCAACACAAACAGTGGTCGAGTACATTACCACTGCTTCGATGAAGCTTACCGTGCGCATGTCGGAGCCAGCTCAAGTCGAACGCCTCCGCCGCTTCCTGAATAGCCGAACTGCCGACTTGAGCGTGGAAATCCAGCAACGAGCTGTGGAGTACACCAATCTTTTCGGCTACGACCAGATTCGTCGAGGTGTTCTGGAACGTATGCCACCTCCTGAGATTCGTGAAGAACAGAGAGTCCTGGGTGCTCCGACAAAGAAGCGTCAGAGCAAAATCCTCAAGGACAAGACTAAGAAGGCTGCCAAACCAGCCGAACAGGATATGCTCCTTGACCTCATGGGCGGTGATGCTCCAGCAACCAGCCCAACTGGCAACGGATCCCAAAATACAGCCGACCTGCTGGCAGACATTCTCGGCGGGGACTCAGGGCTCTCGTCCCCTGCCCCTCAGCCGGCGCAGAAGCCGGCGCAGAAGCCGGCGCAGTCCAACACAGCTGCCATCATGGATCTGTTTAGCTCTAATGGAAACACCCCGTCGCCCCGTCCAGCTGAGCCGGCGTCGTCGTCTATGGACCTCCTTGGAGGCCTTGGATCCGCCGCACCTGCGGCTTCCACCCCTCCACCCTCGGCACCCGCTGCCCCTGCTCATACTGCATTCAATAAGAACGACCTCTCTCTGACTTTGCAGGTCCAGCGGGGCAGCAGCGGCAATGCACAGATCCAGGCTCGTTTCCGAAACTCCTCGAACTTCACTAGCTTCTCCGGTGTTGGACTACAGGCTGCGGTACCCAAGAGCCAACGGCTTCAACTCAGCGCAATCAACAAGCCCGACCTCGAGGCCGGTGAGGAAGGTATTCAACTCCTAAAGGTCGCCTCTTTAAATGGA GCTCTCCCACCCAAACTCCGCCTCCGTCTGCGTATCACATACTCCAAGGACGGATCAGATCCCGTGACAGACCAGGTCGACTGGACCGAGCCGTAA
- a CDS encoding metallophosphatase domain-containing protein (phosphoesterases) produces the protein MRRKTRFVCVSDTHGYTPAEAGFKLPAGDVLIHAGDLTNQGSITELRKTINWVAAADFEVKIVICGNHDITLDPNFYAKHGPKFHNQRLEDPQKCIEVVTASSSIVFLRHQSALVRLTRPNGPNTIFKVFGSPFSQSPGTWAWGYESVDAAALWSRIPLDTDLVVTHTPPHSHCDRRATGGSVGCEALRQALARVRPSLAICGHVHESRGYERVRWPLSPLTGSEQVIRGALPEPGSKKQSLIDLTGKKAQRLENDDCFFDDEKNNQGALFPPAQNTLILSSADDVEESTTSYPRLRPDECPSDPLNDRSRRRETCIVNAAIMATSWPHRGGKRFNHPIVVDLELPVWRE, from the exons ATGCGCCGCAAGACGCGCTTCGTCTGTGTCTCCGATACCCACGGCTACACCCCAGCCGAAGCCGGCTTCAAACTCCCAGCAGGCGACGTCCTCATCCACGCAGGCGACCTAACAAACCAAGGGAGCATAACCGAGCTGCGCAAAACCATCAACTGGGTGGCCGCGGCTGATTTCGAGGTCAAAATAGTAATCTGTG GCAATCACGACATCACACTAGACCCAAACTTCTACGCCAAACACGGCCCCAAATTCCATAATCAGCGTCTAGAAGATCCCCAGAAATGCATCGAAGTGGTAACTGCATCGTCTTCGATTGTGTTCCTCAGGCACCAGTCAGCACTAGTCCGCTTGACCCGGCCCAACGGCCCAAACACCATCTTTAAAGTATTCGGATCGCCCTTCTCCCAATCACCCGGGACCTGGGCATGGGGATACGAATCCGTCGACGCCGCTGCGCTCTGGAGCCGCATCCCATTGGACACCGATTTGGTTGTTACGCACACGCCGCCTCATTCCCATTGCGACCGCCGAGCGACCGGTGGTTCCGTTGGGTGTGAGGCCCTGCGTCAGGCGCTGGCTCGAGTTCGTCCTTCTCTGGCGATCTGTGGCCATGTCCACGAGTCGCGAGGCTATGAGCGAGTACGATGGCCACTGTCGCCGTTGACAGGGTCAGAGCAGGTTATTCGCGGGGCGTTGCCTGAACCGGGAAGTAAGAAGCAAAGTCTGATCGACCTGACGGGCAAGAAAGCGCAGCGATTAGAGAATGACGATTGCTTTTtcgacgacgagaagaacaatCAAGGCGCGCTTTTCCCTCCAGCGCAGAATACCCTGATCCTCTCGTCTGCTGATGATGTCGAGGAATCTACAACGTCATATCCTCGATTAAGACCAGACGAATGCCCAAGTGACCCACTGAACGATCGTTCGCGTCGACGAGAAACCTGCATCGTTAACGCGGCGATCATGGCGACAAGCTGGCCTCATCGCGGAGGGAAACGGTTCAATCATCCCATCGTTGTGGACTTGGAGCTCCCTGTATGGCGAGAGTGA
- a CDS encoding uncharacterized protein (predicted protein), producing the protein MGPVESISSRRLGILIRFKMSLVLVPTNIIGTPITRVSSAVQHDGFKSDSVIRHRWWSVGISIGKLGGSTPSEGPENLEPSLDALARGDEAETSLMSGQSLHEERLSWLDALCNRLHVQMTAARDPITHFEKDLFRKASAACATAMTGK; encoded by the exons ATGGGGCCAGTGGAGTCGATCTCTAGCCGCCGACTGGGTATCTTGATAAGATTCAAAATGTCCTTGGTACTAGTCCCGACCAACATCATTG GTACGCCGATCACCCGGGTCAGCAGCGCTGTCCAACACGACGGCTTCAAATCAGACTCAGTCATCAGGCATAGGTGGTGGTCGGTCG GTATTTCCATCGGAAAGCTTGGGGGATCTACACCGTCTGAAGGTCCAGAAAACCTGGAGCCATCATTGGATGCGCTGGCTCGGGGAGATGAAGCAGAAACGAGCCTAATGTCGGGACAATCATTGCATGAAGAGCGGCTGAGCTGGTTGGACGCTCTGTGTAACAGGCTCCATGTGCAGATGACTGCAGCCAGGGACCCAATTACGCATTTCGAGAAGGATCTCTTTCGCAAGGCTTCGGCGGCCTGTGCCACAGCCATGACCGGGAAGTAA
- a CDS encoding putative serine palmitoyltransferase 1 (serine palmitoyltransferase) yields MPRWNRKKKSQAKNEIPSSSNPAVVPSDNLTAVASLRAVSSNPSDAPKIAELDPIELRKLAKQHAEFGPLGDPSHLYKSEHPGGEIPDPVLDEPPYFIALTTYISFLVLIFLGHFHDYFAKWFRSHTYRHLRPQNGYASLYSDFESFYTRRLKQRINDCFERPTTGVPGRYITLLDQTSEDNLHFQLTGTTTDTLNLSSYNYLGFAQSEGPCSDFAEETIRRDGISMAGSCSEAGTSKLHLEVENQIARFVGKESAIVYSMGFVTNATIFPALVERGCLILSDELNHASIRFGARLSGAAIQVFAHNNMADLEKRLREAISQGQPRTHRPWKKILVTVEGLFSMEGTMCNLPRILELKKRYKFHLFVDEAHSIGAVGPHGRGVCDYFKVDPAEVDILMGTFTKSFGANGGYIAADKAIIDKVRFTNAGQVFGEAPAPSVLAQIYSSLRLIADEDPLHPGQGIERVQRLAFNSRYLRLGLKRLGFIVYGHDDSPIVPLMLYNPAKMPAFSHEMLRRKISVVVVTYPATPLELSRARFCVSAAHTKDDLDRILRVCDEIGDALELKYSTGVAGGLRDPPSDKDLKGGKKTIEPPRWNIEEVIERGTRDAKLPLY; encoded by the coding sequence ATGCCTCGCTGGAATCGCAAAAAGAAATCCCAGGCGAAAAATGAGATACCGAGCAGCAGTAATCCCGCGGTGGTGCCATCCGACAACTTGACAGCCGTCGCTTCCCTCCGCGCGGTCTCCAGTAATCCATCCGATGCGCCAAAAATTGCTGAATTAGATCCCATCGAGCTTCGAAAGCTAGCGAAGCAGCATGCCGAGTTCGGCCCACTCGGGGATCCGTCTCATCTTTACAAAAGTGAGCACCCGGGCGGCGAGATACCGGACCCGGTGCTTGATGAGCCCCCCTACTTCATTGCCTTGACGACGTATATCAGCTTCCTGgttctcattttcttggGTCACTTCCATGACTACTTTGCGAAGTGGTTCCGCTCGCATACGTATCGTCACTTAAGGCCTCAGAATGGATACGCGTCGCTGTACAGTGATTTCGAGAGCTTCTACACGAGGCGTCTTAAACAGAGAATTAACGATTGCTTCGAACGGCCTACGACGGGTGTTCCCGGCAGGTATATCACCCTGCTTGATCAGACGTCAGAGGACAATCTTCATTTCCAGCTTACTGGAACGACGACCGATACCCTGAATTTGAGTTCGTACAACTATCTCGGGTTTGCTCAGTCCGAGGGACCCTGTTCTGACTTCGCGGAGGAGACTATTCGTCGGGATGGTATCAGCATGGCGGGATCTTGTAGCGAGGCGGGGACTTCAAAGCTCCACCTCGAGGTAGAAAACCAGATTGCCAGGTTTGTCGGAAAGGAGTCTGCAATCGTCTACTCGATGGGCTTTGTGACCAACGCCACTATCTTCCCAGCTCTTGTCGAACGGGGTTGTCTGATTCTGTCCGACGAGCTTAACCATGCGTCTATTCGTTTCGGTGCCCGTCTCTCGGGTGCTGCTATTCAAGTTTTTGCACACAATAACATGGCCGATCTCGAGAAGCGCCTGAGGGAAGCAATCTCCCAAGGTCAGCCACGCACACACCGaccatggaagaagatccttgtCACTGTCGAGGGTCTTTTCTCTATGGAAGGCACCATGTGCAACCTTCCTAGGATTCTCGAGCTCAAGAAACGATACAAATTCCACCTCTTTGTTGACGAGGCCCATTCAATTGGTGCCGTCGGACCCCATGGACGTGGTGTCTGTGACTACTTCAAGGTTGACCCTGCCGAAGTCGACATCCTCATGGGCACTTTCACCAAATCCTTTGGCGCCAATGGGGGTTACATTGCCGCTGACAAGGCGATCATCGACAAAGTTCGCTTTACGAACGCCGGTCAGGTTTTTGGCGAAGCACCCGCGCCTTCAGTTTTGGCACAAATCTATTCTTCCCTCCGCCTCATTGCCGATGAGGACCCCCTTCACCCTGGCCAAGGTATTGAGCGAGTGCAGCGACTGGCCTTCAACTCCCGGTATCTGAGACTCGGACTCAAGAGACTTGGATTCATTGTCTACGGACACGACGACTCACCGATTGTTCCCCTCATGCTTTACAACCCCGCCAAGATGCCAGCCTTTTCTCACGAAATGCTACGGCGTAAGATCTCCGTCGTCGTCGTAACCTACCCGGCAACCCCGTTAGAACTTTCTCGCGCACGATTCTGTGTGTCCGCTGCGCACACCAAGGACGATCTCGACCGCATCCTGCGGGTCTGCGATGAGATAGGAGATGCTCTGGAACTGAAGTACTCGACCGGTGTTGCGGGCGGTTTGAGGGACCCTCCGTCCGACAAAGACCTCAAGGGAGGTAAGAAGACGATTGAGCCTCCTCGCTGGAATATCGAAGAAGTCATCGAGAGAGGCACTCGAGACGCCAAATTGCCCCTGTATTGA